Genomic segment of Iocasia fonsfrigidae:
ACCTTACAGCATTCTGCATAAATATCTTGTACATCTCTTCTTCTATCGCTATATATTCTTCATTATGTTGTAAAACTATATCAATTGGAATTTCCTTATCTTCAGAAATAATTAAACCCTTGAACTTGTGTTTTTCTCTTTCCATTTTTATGAGTTCTGGGTAACTTTTCTTTAAATATATTTTTGTGATTTTTACTGGTTCATTATTTCTTATTTTCTCCAATATCTCTTTTTTATCATATTGTTCCTCTTCATAGTCTTCTTCTTTCATAGGAAATAAACAATCACTTACTATATCCAGTTTCTCCCTTTTAACAATAGTATTATAAATAGTAAAATTATCATCTCTATCCTGTATTTCATTAAATAATCTATTTTCTATCTCTTGATTAACATCTTCCTGATAATCAATAATCCCTTTAAATACATCTAACATCATATTTTTTAAGATCCGTCTCTGCTGCAGGTCGCTCATTCTATCTAACTTGCTCTGTATTATCTCTTTCAAACTATCACCTACTTACTAAATAATTATTCTAAATAAACTTCACCTTACCATTATTAATCTCGACCTTCTTCTGCCCAAAGCCTATTTCACTACCAGTTTTGGACAGCTTACCATATCCTTTTTCATTCTTAAGTTCTATTTCACCTTTCTTGATTACTACCTGATTATCACTACTTCTCATCTTTACTTCAGGCCAAATCTATCTTACTATCATCCACTATAAGCCCGGTTCCTCCACTGGCAAGCCTTGCAGCCGAATCATTTAAAGCGAATTTTGTTTCTTGGAAATTTAACTGGATTAAATCTTTGTTCAGATTAATATTTAAATCATTATCATCCTGTTTTGCTTTTATAAGGTCCTGTGCTATTTCAATAGTAGATATATTACCTTTACCAATTACAAAAATACTATCATTATTTATTTTTATCTGAAACCCTTCAGGGGTTATTATTATTTTATCAACTGGGTCATTCTTTACTTCCTGTTCTATCTCAGTCAAACTTTCTCTTACTGCTGCATGTCTTTCATTTTTACTCTTAAAATATATGTCTACAATATCCCCCAGTTCTGGAGCAGAAAAGACATCTCTATATACCTGATCTAAGGGAAACCAGTGTGCTTTACTCTCTTCAAAATCATCCTCTATATCAAGAAAACTAACTTTAGCCTGGTGTTTCGGGCTTAAGCTCATCACTTCTGCCCTAAAACCCCTGCCTTCAATTTCAAATCTCCTTTTTATATTTAATATTCTAATGTTTTCTTCCTTAGCTAAAACAATTTCAGAATAGATGTTACTTTTATCTATATAAATATTATTTTCTATAATAACTAGTTCTATTGTTTCCTGTTTTTCATTGTCAGTTATATAATCAAGTTTCACCCCAACATTAAATACATTACCTGTCCTAGAATGTTTATATTCTTCTATTTTAAAATAATTATATTTGGTACTTTTTTTACCAGTTTTTTGAGCTGCTTCACCATAGGTGTTACTTAATTTTTTCTCTGATGATATATGACTGCCAATTTGAATATTAATCGTTTCTGAATTATCTTTTGTATCATCAACTATTACTGGTTGATTTATGTAAGAAGATATCCTCTTTATAAAATCCCAATCACTTTCCTTATACTGCAATACTAGAGGATAATCTTTTGAGATAAAAACTGTTTCTCCCAATTGATTTGTTGAACAGGAAAAATAAAAATTCTTATTCTCATTATTCAAGATATTAAGTACATCATTATATCTCGAACCCAGATTTTGATATATACGGTTTCTCCTTTCCCTTGTAAGGAGAATACTATAAGAAAAGGCCCTTAATTGAAGACAATATACCTGATTTTTATAGACTATCTTATAACTGCTAACTATCCCTTTGAAAATAACTAGCTGCTTATCTTCACTATCATAAGTAATTACTAATGGTGGATCTTCCTGTTCTAAATACCTATTATACTCTTTAATATCATTTTCATTTATTACCCCTTCAATTAACACCCTGCTGTGGTCGTAGATAGATTTTTCTATTTCTAATTTATTTAGACTTTTAAACTCAAAATTATCAAATTTAAGGTCATGGGCAGTAGCATATGTTTTACCCTGCCTTGCTTTCATATTCATATTTTTTCTCCCTTCTAAAAATATTTCTATCCCATCGTTACTTCCCTAACTAAGAAATATTTATCTCCCCATCCTTAACCTTAATCCCATTACCTCCAAAACCAAACTGTAACACATCTTTATCAATCAACATAAAGGCCTTATCTGCCTTTAGCTTAATATTTTCTTTCATTTTTATGCTGCTGCCATTGCTCTCTAAGTTTATTTCCTTTTCTTTTAACTCTACTTTGGAGCTCATCTTTGGGGCTGCAAATAGGACACTCTGGTTGTTTAGTCTGATTTGATAGTCCCCTGGTGTTTTGATCATCTTGTCTGCCGGATCATGGTTTATCTCCCTTTTTTCAACCCTTGTAGTTTTGCCTACTGAGGCATATTTTTCATTGCGGGCCTTAAAGTAGATATCTACTATATCCCCTATTTCTGGAGCAATAAAGGCAGTGGTATATATCCGGTCTATGGGAAACCAGTGGGCCTTATCTTCTTGAAAGTCATCTGCCAGGTCAATAAATCTTACCTTAGCCTGGTACTTGTTATTGACTTTAACGACTTCTCCCCTGAAGCTCCGCCCTTCTATCCTTTTTTCCCTGATCTCTTTGACCAGTTTGATGTCTTCTTCTTTGACCATGATTAGGTCTGAGCACAGGCGCTGGTTTTTGAGATAGATAACATTTTTAATGATGATTAGTTCCAGGGTTTCTTTGGTTTTGTTACTGATTCTATAGTTTACTTTTTTACCGATTTGAAAGATATCGTCTGAACGGTAGTGTTCGTGTTCTTTTATTCTGTAATACTTATATTTGGTGTTTTTCCGCCCGGTTTTTCTTCCTTCTCCCCCTGCAATATTATTGAGTTCTTGGGCTACATTGTTATGAGGGCCGGCCTGGATATTTATTATTTCCTGATTGTCTTTGGTATCGTCTACTATCAGTATCTGGTTTACATATGTGGCCAGTCTTTTGATAAAATCCCATTCACTTTCTTTATACTGGATGACTACCGGGTAGTCTTCATTGATTAGGGGTGTACTGGCAACTGAAGTGTCGGCAAAGTCGATATGAAATTCCAAGTTTTGACTCTTTATTTTGTCAAATACCCCCTGATAACTTGTCCCTATATTCTGAAAGACCCTGTTTCTCCTCCTCCTTGCTAAGAGTTTACTGTAGGAGAAGGCTTTGATCCTGAGATAATGGGTCTGGTTTTCTCTGGTACCTAGTCCAAATTCTTCGATAATGCCTTTAAAGAGTATTTTCCGGTCATCATTGTCATAGGTGATTGTGATGGTGGGGTCTTCTTGTTCTCGCAGGTATTGATAGTACTTGTGTCTGTTTTCTTTTTTGATGACCCCCTGTACTTCCAGGACACTGTGCTGGTAAATCTCCCTACTGATTTTGAATTTGTTGAGGATGGCAAATTCAAAGGGTTCTATTTTAAGCTGGTGTTCTGTATAGGTAAGAGCTGCTGCTTTTTCTTCTTTTGAACGGATTTTTTCCCTTAGTTTGATACCATAGTCTCCGTTCTGGAAGCCTTCGATGATGAGTTCGTCTTTTTTCTCTGGACCGTAGAAATAGATTAACTCGCCACAGGGTTCTCCATAGATACTTTTTTTGTCTCTGAGGATAATGTTATCTCCAAAGTAGCTGTCTCGCAGTGTTTTTGTCCTTTTTCCGATATTAGCCTCATCCCTGTCTATTTCTTCGTATTGTCTGTCTATAGTTATACCATCTATTTTTATTATTTTCTCCGGACTGGTATATGGACTGAAGATGGTAAAACCTAGCCCCTGGGTATTATTAAACTCATAGACCTCATCTTCTGAAACAAGGTATTCTATATCTTTTTCAGGAAAGTAATTACCCTGTCTGTTGGAGCCATAAATACGGTTTTTTGATGGGTCCTGGCATTCCAGTTTCAGCCTCTTTTCCTGATTGTCAAATTTCAGGGCAGAATCAGAGCTGTAGTATTCTATGACTTTTACCTCTTCTTCTTCTTTTTGGGGACAGAGTATTAATTCTATACCGTCTCCCCTTATCTCCCAGTTATATAAATCCTGGAGTTCAGCGTTATTCATCTCCTCCATTTGTTCGAGGGCTGCCTGGGCCAGGGGATATACCTTGTCTTTTTCTGTTAGGAGTTCGGGTTTTTCCTGGAGATAACGGCTCTTAAAGACTCTCTCATCTTCAGCTAGTTTTTTTTGTGATTTCATACTGTGGCGCAGCCTGTCCTTGATTATCTCCAAAAAATAATCACTATGTCCCCTCCGGGATCGTTTAAACAGTTCTTTTAAGACATTTTTGTCTTTTTTATTGAGGTCAAGAACTATGTCTTTGATAAGTGCCTGTAAATAGTCCTGACTGAGTTTGTTAGTCATATTACCTACTGCTGGTTTCCTTCTAAGTCTATTTACAGCTGAGCCACCATTAGCATTTTCTTTTAATAAAAGAAATGGTACAAACTGATCAAGCCTGGTTTTTAACTCTTTTTCTAATTCCTCTTCCTTTAATTTTTTGATTCTATTGATTAAAGTAGGGTTTTTCCCTTTTTCAAAACCTTTTAGGTCTTTATCTACTATATAGCTTGCCCCTGCTTTTTCAAATAGATTGGCTATTATATCATCGGAAATGATGTAATTTATAATGTTATCATAATTCCCTTCTCCACCTCTAACCCTGGATTCATAGGCCTGATATCGATCTATCAACCTCATCTTTCTTTCAATTATTAAAGGGTTAAAATTTTTATCAATAATCTCTTTAGCCTGTTTTTCACTTAAATTAAATTTATCTTGATATACACTATATAAAAGCCTCTTCATTTTTAGGGAATTAATGGTCTGGGCATACTGATTTCTATATTCACTACTGATATTGCCATATTTTATGACACCGCGGTCGATAAGTTCATATAATAGTATGTTCATACTATTATTTCCCTGAAGTATTTTACTTAAATAATAGTCTAAACCTATTTTATAACCTAAGAATTCGTTGCCATTAAATTTCAACATCTTACCTATCCCTAAGGGATTGTAATTTATCACTTGGTAGTTGGGAAGATATCCTTCTGACATTAACCCGGCATATTGAGCCAGAGCCCCTCCAGCAGAATAAGCCTTTAAAGTATATTGATATTCTTCTCCATTTTCTTCTACTTCCTGACGATAGACCTTTTCTGCTCGATCAAATTCTTCATTGGGAATTCCTATAGCAGCACATAAGTTAACTAGTTTATAATCAAGACCACTAGAATCATAATTGATTACCAGGCTTTTTTTTTCTTCATCTTGATATATATCTGCTTTGAATTTCTTCTCAGTTCTTATTTTTTTCCCTATTTCTTTTAATATTGCTGTATTTTCTTTACTTAAATCTATGCCAAATATATTCCTGGCTATATATGCTTGATTTTGTTTGAAATCCTTAGCAAACAAATACTGATTAAACTTTAAGGCTTTTTCTTCTATACTCTGCTGGGGGTTTCTATAATTATTTAGATAATATCTTTCTCTATCTGTTTCATCCCATGAAGTATCTACCTCTTCAACAGCTAATGATTCTTCACTTTCTTCATAGCCTTTATTTCTAGAAGCTATTAAATACTTAATCTCTTCTTTTTGTTCTTCTGAAAGACTATTTTTAAGGTTCTCTTTTTCTCCTTCTTTAAGCATAATTAACATAGAGAGCGAAGAAAGTGACTCCTGGGGAGCTAATTTCCTGAATTCTTTTTTCTGAGCTTCCTTCTTCTCCCTTTCTTTATCTGAGATATTTAAGGCCTTTATCTTTAGTTCTCCCCCCAGGATATAGTCGTCAGGGTTATATTTATATTCCAAAGCTGAAGTAGGGTCTATCATTATCAGACCATCAATATCCTCTTTAACAAAAAATACTGCATAACGCCTCTCTACTTCCTTTATATTCTTAACTTGATAGTATTTTTCAAACTCCTGTATTTCATCTTTAAAGATATCTAAGATACTTTTGTAGTAATAGGGTGATACCTGACAATTTGGTATTTCTTTAATACTACCATGGCTTCTGGGGCTGCCGCCCCCATACTGTAATTCATACATGATCATCCTGAATTTTTCATTTATGGTTTTCTCCCCAAAATTATATTCAATTTTATTTATATCTTCCTGTCCATATTTGATTTTATTTAATCTATGTTTAAAAGTATAGTTACTTCCTCTTGGTTTGGGGGCTAATTTTTTTAGATAGTAATATAATACTGCGCTTTTAAAAACACTGGCTATGTATTCAGACCTTAATTCCTGACTTATTATGCCATCTTCATCTAGATAGGGCATAAAGAAGAACTCATTATATTCATATTCCTCATTGTTTTGACTGATAGTAGGTATCTCCTGTACAACTACAGGTTTATTATCTTCAGGGTAAATGAATTCAAAAATATCATCCTTTTTCTTAATATAGTTCCTCTGTATTGTCCCTGTTATCTCCATTAGGTTAACTAACATGTTGTATTTAGTTATTTCTTCCTCTTCTTCTTTTAATAAAACATTATATGGTACATCACCAAATACCTGTTCTTGGGGTGGATTTGGGTCTTTTTTAAAGGTTCCTTTTATTTCATAGTAACCACTTTTGTTTTTAGCTAACCCCCAGTACTGGTGTACATAACCTACTGTTTCCTCCTGCGGTCCCAAAATTGCATTATGTACCATTTCCCGTTTAGCTGCTGACCTGCGGTAAAATAGATATTCAAATTTAACTTCCTGATTTTGCAGTGTAAAACTATAATCTTCTTTTAAAATTTCATTTTTTCCCATGTTAAGCAAAAGATAAACTGCATCCTCTTTTTTTATTTTGATTGTATGCTTATTATTTGCTAACGGGGTTGGTGATGTAAATTCAACTGGTTCTGATAATAATAATTGACACTTAATATTCCCTTTAGAATCCGGGTATTGTCTGATAGGGAATTCAACATAATTATTATGCTCATAGAACTCATCTGTTATATAACCTTTGACTAAATCATCTCCCAGTAATTTTTCAGCTGATTTGTCTGTAGCTACAAAACCCAGTTCCTGTAATCTCTTATATGTCTTCTCAGTACATATATCTTTGAGGACTTTTTTAACTACATTCAGTATTCCAATCAGGATAATTATTACCCCTGCTACTAACAGTGTACTGGTAACCGCTGTTACAGCAACACTTTTAGCTGCCCCAAGTAATAAAAGGGAGTAAAAGGCGTTTTCTGCCATCTGGTTTGTAATCCCTTTTGCTTCTGAGACTACTATTATAGATATATTACCTATGTACTCTTTGTCTATATCTTCAGGGGTAAAATCTATAAAACCCTTTAGAACATCTATTTTATTATAGAAAAGACCTGCCCTGCATTCATCTTTCTCATCTGCAAACAGAGAGTTAATAAACCCCAGGTCTGCTCCCCCTTCAAACCCGGTAAAGCTTATTTTCGTATTTTGCTTATTATGTTCCCTTTTTATCTTGTCATATACTATTTGAAGATAATCCAGGTCTTCAGGGAGTATCTTGCTCTGGGGTGTCTTTTTACCTTTATATGAGATTACAATATCATCACCCTTTTTTAAGACCAACACCCTAAAACCTGTATCATGCATTTTCAGACTCTGGGTTATCTTAACCTTTATATTTTCCTCCAGAATGTCCTCATACCCCTCTACCCTTGTTTTTTCTTCAAGGCTCTCTTGATAATCTTCGGCAATTTCTTTGCTAAGGTCTTTTGTTATATATAGTCCTGAATTTCTATTAAGATAAGCCAACATAAATAGTTTTATAGAAGGGATTTCTATCTTTTTAGCCAGCTCTTTTAATTCATTTCTGGAAACACCCTTTAATATTTCTTTTGTTACTTTTTTTATTTTCCCTGATGAATCTAATTTCTTCTTCCAGATTACTAATGACAGCAGCTTTTCAGCACAATTTACACCAAACTCTATATTCTCTATATGTTCCTCAGTCTCCTCAACCCCTTCCCTGCTAGGCACCTCCATCTCCCGCATAATCTCTTCATGACTAAGGGTTGTCTCCTGCCCGGTTTTTCCCTTGATACTCTGACGGTAAATATAGTCTAAATAATCCGTTACCACCTTATAACTATCAGCACCATAAACAACCTCCCACTCACCCAGAAACTTACCTTCCTTATTCCCCTCATCCTGCCACTTCTCCAGATACTCCATCGCTATACCAGCATTCTGGCGCATCTCAGCCAGACCTTCGTCTTTTCCTAAATAAGTCCCTTGATTATCTGTACCATAACAATAAATTGGATCTCTCTTTGTTCTGGGATTTTTATAGGCCTTTATAAATGAATTTGGGGTTAGGAGGCTGTTGAGTTTATGGTATACAAAAGACACTTTCCCATTCTGATCAGTTTCTTGTTTTGGTTCTATATCTACAAAATGCCAGTCTAAATTTGTTAAATTACTGAAAGTTAATAACTCTTTATGAGTTATTTTTTTCTCACTCATCTTATCCACTCCTTAATTTAAATAAATGTACCTATAATCTTTTCCAAACAAAATATTATTAATAGTTTTATAATAATGGAAGCCTAATTTATTCTCTTCTTTATATTTTTCATAAGTAGACTTACGAGTAACTTTTAACATATCCAATGAACAAACCCATACTAAAAATTGTTCATTATATTTGTTAATCCCCTTATAACTCAACTCACTCTTCCTAATCCTCCCCATACTAACAAGCAACTCTTCCTCACTCATCTCATCTATCTCTCTCTGTAATACCTCAGACATCTCCTTTCTTAAATCCCTTGGAGGTAGATATACTATCTCACCTTCTACCTCTTTCTCAACTAAATTTGCCGGGTATATATCCCTGGCATACTCCCAATAACTGGGAGCTAAAACCCTTTCATCTATAAAGATTACCCCTAATTCTAAATACTTAAATAAGCCTTCCCCCTTCAAATACTGAACATAATCAAAAATCTGCTTTCTCCTCTCCTCTTTCTCTTCATCATTGTCTATTCTATCGAAAATATAGACATATAATTCTAATTCTATTCTGTGTTTATCTGGATTAGTGTTGGCTTTTTTTAATAACTCCTTAAAACCAGATACTATTTGCCAGGAAAAGTAATCATTGCCCTCTTTTCTTAATTTATATTTAACATCTAGTTTTAAGCGTATTCTGTCACCAAATACCTCTTTTGTCTTAGACCTTAAATAATCTTCAGTCTCTAATTTTATCTGTACCGTCTCATAACCTGCCCCTACTTCTCCTAATCTTCCCAAAGATTTTTTTTTCACACCTGCTTGAGCACAATAATATGGATCTCCTTCTCTACTTGTCCCTATAATTGATTTAGGATATATCCTAGCTTCATAATAGGTTCCGCTATTATCACTCCGTGTACCTATCCTCTCTACTACAAATTCCTCCCCATATTCTTTATAGAGTGCTTTTTCCATCTTGGCCCTAACAGCCTCTTCATTATGACTGCCCTTACAGGCAGTAAGTGAAAAAATCAGTAAGGGGATTAGTAATAATAGGACTACTTTTTTTAACTTTCTTTCCATTTAAAAACACCTCTTCTCCTTATTGAAAAACCTTGCATGTATATTATTTAAATTAAATAATCCTTTAAATTCATGGTATTGATAGATTGTAATAATTATTTATAAGCGAAGTTAAGAAACGCCAAACCTCGCTTTCATCCCAAGCAAAGGCATCATTGAGCGTTAAATAATTATTACAATCTATCACTTCTAAGTCATAGCTACAGGATTATTTAAAAACTCCCCCTCATCCTGCCACTTCTCCAGATACTCCATCGCTATACCAGCTTTTTGGCGCATCTTAAACAAGCCTTCTTCTCTATCCTCACTAGTTACCTTTTCTCCCCTTTTCACATCTACATTTTCCATATATTGATACTTTTCAATCTTACCCCTGGCATCCTTTCTTGCAAATGAATCCGGGGTTAGGAGGCTGTTGAGTTTTATTCCACCTTTTCCTTCATCATCTTCCTTCATCATCACCTTTACTCTTTAAATTTACAAAATGCCAATCGAGATTTGTTAAATTACTAAATGTTAATAACTCTTTATGAGTTATGTTATTATTTCCCATTTTATCATCCCCTTAATTTATAAAAATATATTTTTTATATTTTGTATACTGTATATCTTTTAAAGTAGTATAATCTCTTTCTCTATCTTCTTCTGTGATATCATAGTATAATTCCAACATTCCAATAGAATAAATCCAGCAATTATACTGTCCGTTATATTCCCTTATTCCATCATAACTCAACTCACTCTTCCTAATCCTCCCCATCCTGACAAGCAACTCATCCTCACTCATCCCATCTATCTCTTCCTGTAATACCTCAGACATCTCCTCTCTTAAATCCCTTGGAGGTAGATATACTGTCTCACCTTCTACCTCTTTCTCAACTAAATTTGCCGGGTATATATCCCTGGCATACTCCCAATAACCGGAAGCTAAAACCCTTTCATCTATAAAGATTACCCCTAATTCCAGGTACTTAAATAAGCCTTCCTCCTTTAAATACTGAACATAGTCAAAAATCTGCTTCCTCCTCTCTTCTTTTTCTCTTTCACTGTCTATTCTATCGAAGATATAGACATATAGTTCTAATTCTATTCTGTTCCTTTCAGGGTCTTCTGCAATATCCTTCCTCATTTCTGCCAGACTTACTGATTTATAACCAGCCCACCAGCTGCCATCTCCTGTTACTTTATGTGCCACATCAACCTTTAAAACTACCCTTTCACCAAAGGTCTGTTTAGTATAAGGTAATAAATATTTTTCAACATCCATATTCCTGGCAACATAACTATAACTATCCCCCGGTTCATCCAGCCTTCCTAAAGTAAGCTTATTTACACTGGCACTGGCATAATAATATGAATCCCCTTCTCTATTTGTCCCTATAATTGATTTAGGGTATATACGTGCTTGATAAAAACTTCCACTTCTATCACTCCGTGTCCCTATCCTATCTACCACAAACTCTTCCCCATACTTTTGATAGAGATAGTCTTTTATCTTAGCCCTAACAGCCTCTTCATTATGACTGGCAATTTTACAGGCAGTAAGTGAAAAAATCAGTAAGGGGGTTAGTAATAATAGGACTATTTTTTTTAGCTTTTTTTCCATTTAAAAACACCTCTTCTCCTTATTGAAAAACCTTGCATGTAAATTATTTAAATTAAATCACTCTTAAATTAATAGTATTGATAGATTCTAATAATTATTTATAAGGGAAGTTAAGGTAACACCAGACCTCACTCCAATTTTAAGCAAAGGCACCATTGAACGTTAAATAATTATTAGAATCTATCACTTTCAAGTCATCACTTCCTATGCATATGAGGCTATTCATATCCCTTTGATAACCATTTGCAGCTTTTGAATGGCTTTTTCATTGTCTTTCAAATCATTTCTATCTGGATAGTCAGCTTCAGTCCCATTAATGGCATGAACACTATCAAGGTATTCTGATACTATTTTATAGTTATCTGCTGCATAAATGACTTCCCACTCCCCTAAAAAACTACCTTCTTCATTTTTCTTATCCTCCCATTTCTCCAGATACTCCATGGCTATCCCGGCTCTTTGGCGCATCTCTGCTAAGGCCACTTCATCTCCAAGATAATTTCCCCGGTCATCTACACCATATATCGGTTTAGGCTTTTCTTCTCCTGTTTTAGGGTCTGTATACTTCTTTGCAAATTCTTTAGGGGTTAGAAGGTCGTTGAGTTTTGTTGACCTCGTTCTTGAAAGCCCATTTGTATCTGTAATTGTCTTTTCTAAATTAACAAAATGCCAATCCAAATTTGTTAAGTTACTGAAAGTTAATAACTCTTTATGTTTAATTTTTCCTTCATTACTCATTTTTATCACCCTTCTTAATTATTAATATACATGTAATTATATGGTCTCTCTAAAATTATATTATCCAATACATCATATTTATTTTTTTTATCTTCTTCAGTAATTGAAGAAGGATACTTTTCTTCAAGAATTCCTAATGAATAGACAAGCGCAATGGAAT
This window contains:
- a CDS encoding contractile injection system protein, VgrG/Pvc8 family, translating into MSEKKITHKELLTFSNLTNLDWHFVDIEPKQETDQNGKVSFVYHKLNSLLTPNSFIKAYKNPRTKRDPIYCYGTDNQGTYLGKDEGLAEMRQNAGIAMEYLEKWQDEGNKEGKFLGEWEVVYGADSYKVVTDYLDYIYRQSIKGKTGQETTLSHEEIMREMEVPSREGVEETEEHIENIEFGVNCAEKLLSLVIWKKKLDSSGKIKKVTKEILKGVSRNELKELAKKIEIPSIKLFMLAYLNRNSGLYITKDLSKEIAEDYQESLEEKTRVEGYEDILEENIKVKITQSLKMHDTGFRVLVLKKGDDIVISYKGKKTPQSKILPEDLDYLQIVYDKIKREHNKQNTKISFTGFEGGADLGFINSLFADEKDECRAGLFYNKIDVLKGFIDFTPEDIDKEYIGNISIIVVSEAKGITNQMAENAFYSLLLLGAAKSVAVTAVTSTLLVAGVIIILIGILNVVKKVLKDICTEKTYKRLQELGFVATDKSAEKLLGDDLVKGYITDEFYEHNNYVEFPIRQYPDSKGNIKCQLLLSEPVEFTSPTPLANNKHTIKIKKEDAVYLLLNMGKNEILKEDYSFTLQNQEVKFEYLFYRRSAAKREMVHNAILGPQEETVGYVHQYWGLAKNKSGYYEIKGTFKKDPNPPQEQVFGDVPYNVLLKEEEEEITKYNMLVNLMEITGTIQRNYIKKKDDIFEFIYPEDNKPVVVQEIPTISQNNEEYEYNEFFFMPYLDEDGIISQELRSEYIASVFKSAVLYYYLKKLAPKPRGSNYTFKHRLNKIKYGQEDINKIEYNFGEKTINEKFRMIMYELQYGGGSPRSHGSIKEIPNCQVSPYYYKSILDIFKDEIQEFEKYYQVKNIKEVERRYAVFFVKEDIDGLIMIDPTSALEYKYNPDDYILGGELKIKALNISDKEREKKEAQKKEFRKLAPQESLSSLSMLIMLKEGEKENLKNSLSEEQKEEIKYLIASRNKGYEESEESLAVEEVDTSWDETDRERYYLNNYRNPQQSIEEKALKFNQYLFAKDFKQNQAYIARNIFGIDLSKENTAILKEIGKKIRTEKKFKADIYQDEEKKSLVINYDSSGLDYKLVNLCAAIGIPNEEFDRAEKVYRQEVEENGEEYQYTLKAYSAGGALAQYAGLMSEGYLPNYQVINYNPLGIGKMLKFNGNEFLGYKIGLDYYLSKILQGNNSMNILLYELIDRGVIKYGNISSEYRNQYAQTINSLKMKRLLYSVYQDKFNLSEKQAKEIIDKNFNPLIIERKMRLIDRYQAYESRVRGGEGNYDNIINYIISDDIIANLFEKAGASYIVDKDLKGFEKGKNPTLINRIKKLKEEELEKELKTRLDQFVPFLLLKENANGGSAVNRLRRKPAVGNMTNKLSQDYLQALIKDIVLDLNKKDKNVLKELFKRSRRGHSDYFLEIIKDRLRHSMKSQKKLAEDERVFKSRYLQEKPELLTEKDKVYPLAQAALEQMEEMNNAELQDLYNWEIRGDGIELILCPQKEEEEVKVIEYYSSDSALKFDNQEKRLKLECQDPSKNRIYGSNRQGNYFPEKDIEYLVSEDEVYEFNNTQGLGFTIFSPYTSPEKIIKIDGITIDRQYEEIDRDEANIGKRTKTLRDSYFGDNIILRDKKSIYGEPCGELIYFYGPEKKDELIIEGFQNGDYGIKLREKIRSKEEKAAALTYTEHQLKIEPFEFAILNKFKISREIYQHSVLEVQGVIKKENRHKYYQYLREQEDPTITITYDNDDRKILFKGIIEEFGLGTRENQTHYLRIKAFSYSKLLARRRRNRVFQNIGTSYQGVFDKIKSQNLEFHIDFADTSVASTPLINEDYPVVIQYKESEWDFIKRLATYVNQILIVDDTKDNQEIINIQAGPHNNVAQELNNIAGGEGRKTGRKNTKYKYYRIKEHEHYRSDDIFQIGKKVNYRISNKTKETLELIIIKNVIYLKNQRLCSDLIMVKEEDIKLVKEIREKRIEGRSFRGEVVKVNNKYQAKVRFIDLADDFQEDKAHWFPIDRIYTTAFIAPEIGDIVDIYFKARNEKYASVGKTTRVEKREINHDPADKMIKTPGDYQIRLNNQSVLFAAPKMSSKVELKEKEINLESNGSSIKMKENIKLKADKAFMLIDKDVLQFGFGGNGIKVKDGEINIS